In the Novosphingobium sp. 9 genome, one interval contains:
- a CDS encoding MFS transporter has product MKTPPVLTGSVVYALAVAAGLTVANIYYNQPMIGQIEREIGGSLVTYVPTATQLGYAFGLFVLVPLGDLVERKRLIVAQCLALTLALALTAWAPTSGILLAGALAVGVVASVAQQIIPFAANHAPPEKRGSVVGVTMAGLLCGILLSRTLAGVVAQHWGWREMFWLAVPLALGAAGLMAVMLPRSQPDRAGMSYGGLMASMWHLWRDLPALRLATYTQCTQFGVFSVFWTILALHLQEPRFAMGPQAAGLFGILGAAGVLAAPLAGRFADRRGPHGVVVAATVLTFASWLVFAFWQSIAGLIVGVVLLDFAIQSCQVSNQSIIYALRPEARSRINTVYMGSMFLSGAAASGAATTVWHAYGWTGVSTLGLCIAAIGVALQTLRRKAKST; this is encoded by the coding sequence ATGAAGACGCCTCCGGTTCTGACCGGCTCGGTTGTCTATGCGCTCGCCGTTGCAGCGGGGCTGACGGTGGCCAACATCTACTACAACCAGCCGATGATCGGGCAGATCGAGCGAGAGATCGGGGGCAGTCTGGTGACGTATGTCCCCACGGCAACCCAGCTTGGCTATGCTTTCGGCCTGTTCGTGCTGGTGCCGCTGGGCGATCTGGTCGAGCGCAAGCGGTTGATCGTGGCGCAGTGTCTGGCCCTGACGCTGGCGCTCGCACTGACGGCATGGGCACCGACGAGCGGTATCCTGCTGGCAGGCGCGCTGGCCGTTGGCGTGGTGGCCTCGGTCGCACAGCAGATCATTCCCTTCGCAGCCAATCACGCCCCGCCGGAAAAGCGCGGGTCCGTGGTCGGCGTCACGATGGCTGGACTGCTCTGCGGTATCCTGCTTAGCCGTACCCTTGCAGGTGTCGTCGCCCAGCATTGGGGCTGGCGCGAGATGTTCTGGCTGGCAGTGCCGCTGGCGCTCGGTGCGGCAGGGCTGATGGCGGTGATGTTGCCGCGCTCACAGCCGGATCGGGCGGGGATGAGTTACGGCGGGCTCATGGCCTCGATGTGGCATCTGTGGCGCGATCTTCCCGCGCTGCGACTGGCGACCTATACCCAGTGCACGCAGTTCGGCGTGTTCAGCGTGTTCTGGACGATCCTGGCGCTGCACCTTCAGGAGCCGCGCTTCGCGATGGGACCGCAGGCGGCAGGCCTGTTCGGCATTCTTGGCGCGGCAGGTGTGCTGGCAGCCCCGCTGGCTGGTCGCTTTGCCGACAGGCGCGGCCCGCATGGCGTGGTCGTGGCGGCAACGGTGCTGACGTTCGCCTCGTGGCTGGTGTTCGCGTTCTGGCAGTCGATCGCCGGGCTGATTGTTGGCGTGGTGCTGCTCGATTTCGCGATCCAGTCCTGCCAGGTGTCGAACCAGAGCATTATCTATGCCCTGCGTCCCGAGGCGCGGTCACGGATCAACACCGTCTATATGGGCAGCATGTTCCTTTCAGGCGCGGCGGCGTCCGGCGCGGCGACGACGGTGTGGCATGCATATGGCTGGACTGGGGTTTCGACGCTCGGGCTGTGTATTGCCGCGATCGGCGTGGCCTTGCAGACGCTCCGCCGCAAGGCCAAGTCTACCTGA
- a CDS encoding hydrogen peroxide-inducible genes activator, translating to MTVYQPTLKQLQYLVALHEHGHFGRAAEACFVSQSTLSAGLRDLEALLGVVLVERTKRAVRFTPLGNAVVEKAHRILRETEELSELVQSSGKPLSGEVRMSVIPTIAPFLLPRMLPRLRRERPSLKLFLREEPSQQAIESLHHGRADCVLLALPFSTGEVEKETIELDAFFVAFPADDPRDPPAEVRPEIIDENRLLLLEDGHCLKDHALAACNRPELRASATMIGTSLHTLVQMVDNGLGLTMLPEMAIDAGILNGTDVVARPLISPNANREIALVWRKNSPRADEFRLLADELRAG from the coding sequence ATGACGGTCTATCAGCCCACGCTCAAGCAGCTGCAATATCTGGTTGCGCTGCATGAGCATGGCCATTTCGGTCGCGCTGCCGAAGCCTGCTTCGTCTCGCAGTCTACTCTGTCGGCGGGCCTGCGCGATTTGGAAGCGCTGCTGGGCGTCGTACTGGTCGAGCGCACCAAGCGCGCCGTCCGCTTCACCCCGCTGGGTAATGCGGTGGTCGAGAAGGCCCACCGTATCTTGCGCGAGACCGAGGAACTCTCCGAACTTGTGCAGTCCAGCGGCAAGCCGCTTTCGGGCGAAGTGCGCATGAGCGTGATCCCCACGATCGCGCCGTTCCTGCTGCCTCGCATGCTTCCGCGCCTGCGTCGCGAGCGGCCAAGCCTCAAGCTTTTCCTGCGCGAAGAGCCCAGCCAGCAGGCGATCGAATCGCTCCATCACGGGCGCGCCGACTGCGTGCTGCTCGCCCTGCCCTTCTCGACCGGCGAAGTGGAGAAGGAGACGATCGAACTCGACGCCTTCTTCGTCGCCTTCCCCGCCGACGATCCGCGCGATCCCCCGGCGGAAGTCCGCCCCGAGATCATCGACGAGAACCGCCTGCTCCTGCTCGAAGACGGGCATTGCCTGAAGGATCACGCACTCGCGGCCTGCAACCGCCCCGAGCTGCGCGCCTCTGCAACGATGATCGGCACCTCGCTGCACACGCTGGTGCAGATGGTCGATAACGGCCTTGGCCTCACGATGCTGCCTGAAATGGCGATCGACGCGGGCATTCTCAACGGGACGGACGTGGTCGCCCGTCCGCTGATCTCCCCCAATGCCAATCGCGAGATCGCGCTGGTGTGGCGCAAGAACTCTCCGCGAGCAGACGAATTTCGCCTGCTCGCGGACGAACTGCGCGCCGGCTAA
- the rnd gene encoding ribonuclease D, translated as MKIHPLITTSDTLAELCERLAKSEFVTVDTEFMRENTYWPELCLVQIANTEEAAAIDPMAEGLDMTPLYDLLTRNEDVLKVFHAGGQDVEIIFNATGRTPHPIFDTQIAMMAISQSEQIGYSNLVESWQGLTIDKGARFTDWSRRPLTERQIEYAIGDVTHLSKIFPKMLKRLIKTGRGQWLDEEMEKLADPEHYRSDPAQAWKRIKAPGRNPQVLGRLRAIAEWREIEAQGKNLPRGRIARDETLADLASHPPKTQADLAKVRGLSQGWKDNEIGKRLMNAIAKAQPMTEDDMPPRTPRGAPLGKEGVLVADLLKLLLKIRAREIDVAARLLARSDELEMLASGVRKNLPVLTGWRYEVFGHDAVDLVEGKLAFAVENGRLKMTHVDDVVDAAPAAPAKDAAPTTDASPTTSD; from the coding sequence ATGAAGATACATCCGCTCATCACGACCTCCGACACGCTCGCCGAACTGTGTGAACGCCTCGCGAAATCCGAATTCGTGACGGTCGATACCGAATTCATGCGCGAAAACACCTATTGGCCCGAACTCTGCCTCGTGCAGATCGCCAATACCGAGGAAGCGGCGGCCATTGATCCGATGGCGGAAGGTCTCGACATGACCCCGCTCTACGACCTGCTGACGCGCAACGAGGACGTCCTCAAGGTCTTCCATGCCGGCGGTCAGGATGTGGAGATCATCTTCAACGCCACCGGTCGCACCCCGCATCCGATCTTCGACACGCAGATCGCGATGATGGCGATCAGCCAGTCCGAACAGATCGGCTATTCCAACCTCGTCGAATCGTGGCAGGGTCTCACCATCGACAAGGGCGCGCGCTTTACCGACTGGTCGCGCCGCCCCCTGACTGAGCGTCAGATCGAATATGCCATCGGCGACGTGACACACCTGTCCAAGATCTTCCCCAAGATGCTCAAGCGCCTGATCAAGACCGGGCGTGGCCAGTGGCTGGACGAGGAAATGGAAAAGCTCGCCGATCCCGAGCACTATCGCAGCGATCCCGCGCAGGCGTGGAAGCGCATCAAGGCACCGGGCCGCAATCCGCAAGTGCTCGGTCGCCTGAGGGCCATTGCCGAATGGCGCGAGATCGAAGCGCAGGGCAAGAACCTGCCGCGCGGCCGCATCGCCCGCGACGAGACACTGGCCGACCTCGCCAGCCACCCGCCCAAAACCCAGGCCGACCTCGCCAAGGTGCGCGGCCTCTCGCAAGGGTGGAAGGACAACGAGATCGGCAAGCGGCTGATGAATGCCATCGCCAAAGCCCAGCCGATGACCGAGGACGACATGCCCCCGCGCACCCCGCGCGGCGCGCCGCTCGGCAAGGAAGGCGTGCTAGTCGCGGACCTGCTCAAGCTGCTACTCAAGATCCGCGCGCGCGAGATCGACGTCGCCGCACGCCTGCTTGCCCGCAGCGACGAGCTGGAAATGCTGGCCTCGGGCGTGCGCAAGAACCTGCCGGTGCTCACCGGCTGGCGCTACGAGGTATTCGGCCACGATGCGGTCGATCTGGTCGAGGGCAAGCTCGCCTTCGCGGTCGAGAACGGTCGCCTCAAGATGACTCACGTCGACGATGTTGTTGATGCCGCGCCCGCCGCCCCGGCAAAGGACGCCGCCCCGACGACCGACGCCTCCCCGACAACAAGCGACTGA
- the aspS gene encoding aspartate--tRNA ligase, translated as MTHPYRSHTCGALTSAEVGQTVRLSGWVHRKRDHGGVLFVDLRDHYGMTQVVTDSDSPALAVLDSLRAESVVTIEGVVKARSEGTVNPNLATGQIEVYARAATVLGKAEELPMPVAGEQEYPEDIRLRYRFLDLRRETLHANIVKRTKIISDMRRKMEGIGFTEYATPILTASSPEGARDFLVPSRIHAGKFYALPQAPQQYKQLLMVAGFDRYFQIAPCFRDEDPRADRLPGEFYQLDLEMSFVTQEEIWETMEPVLQSVFADFAEGKPVTPAGSFRRIPHAQSMLDYGSDKPDLRNPLIIKDVTEHFVDSGFGIFAGIVANGGKIRAIPAPGAGAGSRKFFDEMNVWARGEGYSGLGYINIKDGVPGGPIAKNHGEEKTAALIEALGLGPNDGVFFAAGKEEQAAKLAGLARIRTGEQLDLIDKDRFELCWIVDFPFYEWDEDNKKVDFAHNPFSMPQGGMEALENQDPLTIKAYQYDLVCNGFEIASGSIRNQSPELMVKAFEMVGLTKADVEERFGGLYRAFQYGAPPHGGMAAGVDRIVMLLCGAQNLREVALFPMNQRAEDLLMGAPTPAEPRQLRELHMRVVEPQKPAVAGNVVTPSAG; from the coding sequence ATGACCCATCCCTATCGTTCCCACACCTGCGGCGCCCTGACCTCTGCCGAGGTCGGCCAGACTGTCCGCCTCTCGGGCTGGGTCCATCGCAAGCGCGATCACGGCGGCGTCCTGTTCGTCGACCTGCGCGATCACTACGGCATGACCCAGGTCGTGACCGACAGCGACAGCCCGGCGCTGGCCGTGCTCGATTCGCTGCGTGCGGAATCGGTCGTGACGATCGAGGGCGTGGTGAAGGCGCGCAGCGAAGGCACGGTGAACCCGAACCTCGCGACCGGCCAGATCGAGGTCTATGCCCGCGCCGCCACGGTGCTGGGCAAGGCCGAGGAACTGCCGATGCCGGTGGCAGGTGAGCAGGAGTACCCGGAAGACATCCGCCTGCGCTACCGCTTCCTCGACCTGCGCCGCGAGACGCTCCACGCCAACATCGTCAAGCGCACGAAGATCATCTCGGACATGCGCCGCAAGATGGAAGGCATCGGCTTCACCGAATATGCGACGCCGATCCTGACCGCCTCGTCGCCAGAGGGCGCGCGCGATTTCCTGGTGCCAAGCCGCATCCACGCGGGCAAGTTCTATGCGCTGCCGCAGGCGCCGCAGCAGTACAAGCAGCTGCTGATGGTGGCCGGGTTCGACCGTTACTTCCAGATCGCGCCCTGCTTCCGCGACGAAGACCCGCGTGCCGACCGCCTGCCGGGCGAATTCTACCAGCTCGACCTCGAAATGAGCTTCGTCACGCAGGAAGAAATCTGGGAAACTATGGAGCCGGTACTCCAGAGCGTGTTCGCCGATTTCGCCGAGGGCAAGCCGGTCACCCCGGCTGGCAGCTTCCGCCGTATTCCGCACGCCCAGTCGATGCTGGACTACGGCTCGGACAAGCCGGACCTGCGCAACCCGCTGATCATCAAGGATGTGACCGAGCACTTCGTCGATTCGGGCTTCGGCATCTTCGCAGGGATCGTCGCGAACGGCGGCAAGATCCGCGCGATCCCGGCACCGGGCGCAGGTGCGGGCAGCCGCAAGTTCTTCGACGAGATGAACGTGTGGGCACGCGGCGAGGGCTATTCGGGCCTTGGCTACATCAATATCAAGGACGGCGTTCCCGGCGGCCCGATCGCCAAGAACCACGGCGAGGAAAAGACTGCCGCGCTGATCGAAGCGCTGGGCCTTGGCCCCAACGACGGCGTGTTCTTCGCGGCGGGCAAGGAAGAGCAGGCGGCCAAGCTGGCAGGGCTCGCCCGTATCCGTACCGGCGAGCAGCTGGACCTGATCGACAAGGACCGCTTCGAGCTGTGCTGGATCGTCGACTTCCCGTTCTATGAGTGGGACGAGGACAACAAGAAGGTCGACTTCGCGCACAACCCGTTCTCGATGCCGCAGGGCGGGATGGAAGCGCTGGAGAATCAGGACCCGCTGACGATCAAGGCCTACCAGTACGATCTGGTCTGCAACGGCTTCGAGATCGCTTCGGGCTCGATCCGTAACCAGAGCCCCGAACTGATGGTCAAGGCCTTCGAGATGGTGGGTCTGACCAAGGCCGACGTCGAGGAGCGCTTCGGCGGTCTGTACCGCGCATTCCAGTACGGCGCCCCGCCGCACGGCGGCATGGCAGCTGGCGTCGACCGTATCGTGATGCTGCTGTGCGGCGCGCAGAACCTGCGTGAAGTGGCGCTGTTCCCGATGAACCAGCGCGCGGAAGACCTGCTGATGGGCGCGCCGACTCCGGCAGAGCCCCGTCAGCTTCGCGAACTGCATATGCGCGTGGTCGAGCCGCAGAAGCCTGCGGTAGCTGGCAACGTGGTGACGCCCAGCGCGGGCTGA
- a CDS encoding VOC family protein, whose protein sequence is MIGISFVTLGCDDVARAKAFYREGFGWEPDFQMDDLAFYKMGSLTFALWEKAQLEGDMKRACAPAGSFSLAHNVESQAAVEALMDRLVAAGGTLLRAADAPEYGGWRGYVADPEGNAWEIAWNEQWSVDASGTVTFDV, encoded by the coding sequence ATGATCGGCATTTCGTTCGTGACGCTGGGCTGCGACGACGTGGCGCGGGCCAAGGCGTTCTATCGCGAGGGGTTCGGCTGGGAGCCGGATTTCCAGATGGACGATCTGGCGTTTTACAAGATGGGCTCGCTCACCTTCGCGCTGTGGGAAAAGGCGCAGCTGGAAGGCGACATGAAGCGTGCTTGTGCGCCTGCGGGCAGCTTTTCACTGGCCCACAACGTCGAAAGTCAGGCGGCGGTCGAGGCGCTGATGGATCGGCTGGTCGCGGCGGGCGGCACGTTGCTGCGCGCCGCGGATGCGCCGGAATATGGCGGCTGGCGCGGCTATGTCGCTGATCCTGAAGGCAATGCCTGGGAAATCGCGTGGAACGAACAATGGTCCGTTGACGCCAGTGGCACGGTGACATTCGACGTTTGA
- a CDS encoding acyl carrier protein, with product MSDTADRVKKIVVEHLGVEADKVTEDASFIDDLGADSLDIVELVMAFEEEFGVEIPDDAAEKISTVSDAIKYIDENKG from the coding sequence ATGAGCGATACTGCGGATCGGGTTAAGAAGATCGTCGTCGAGCACCTGGGCGTCGAAGCCGACAAGGTCACCGAAGATGCAAGCTTCATCGACGATCTGGGCGCAGACTCGCTCGACATCGTCGAGCTGGTCATGGCCTTCGAGGAAGAGTTCGGCGTTGAGATCCCCGACGATGCTGCTGAGAAGATCAGCACCGTCTCGGATGCGATCAAGTACATCGACGAGAACAAGGGTTAA
- the fabF gene encoding beta-ketoacyl-ACP synthase II, whose protein sequence is MRRVVVTGLGLVTPLGADVETTWANILASKSGAGTITKFDTAGQKCTIACEVKPADHEYGFDANKRVDHKIQRQVDPFIVFGIDAAGQALEDAGLTDMSEEDKLMAGCSIGSGIGGLPGIESESLVLDQKGPGRVSPHFVHGRLINLISGQVSIKYGLKGPNHAVVTACSTGAHSIGDAARMIKDGDADIMLAGGAESTVCPIGIAGFAQARALNTSFNDRPEAASRPYDKDRDGFVMGEGAGVLVLEEYEHAKARGAKIYCEVIGYGLSGDAYHVTAPHPDGDGAYRSMAMALKKAGMTPADIDYINAHGTSTMADTIELGAVRRLFGDDIGKVSMSSTKSAIGHLLGGAGAVESIFCILALRDQIVPPTLNLDTPDEGCEGVDLVPHVAKKREVRAVLNNSFGFGGTNASLVMRKID, encoded by the coding sequence ATGCGTCGCGTCGTCGTAACCGGACTTGGTCTTGTCACCCCGCTGGGAGCTGACGTCGAGACCACCTGGGCCAACATCCTTGCCAGCAAGTCTGGCGCAGGCACGATCACCAAGTTCGACACGGCCGGGCAGAAGTGCACGATCGCCTGCGAAGTGAAGCCTGCCGATCACGAGTATGGCTTCGACGCGAACAAGCGCGTCGATCACAAGATCCAGCGCCAGGTCGATCCGTTCATCGTGTTCGGCATCGATGCCGCGGGCCAGGCGCTCGAAGACGCCGGTCTCACCGACATGAGCGAGGAAGATAAGCTCATGGCCGGTTGCTCGATTGGTTCGGGCATCGGCGGTCTGCCGGGCATTGAAAGCGAATCGCTGGTGCTCGACCAGAAGGGCCCCGGCCGCGTCTCGCCGCACTTCGTGCACGGGCGCCTCATCAACCTGATCTCGGGTCAGGTCTCGATCAAGTACGGCCTCAAGGGGCCGAACCACGCGGTCGTCACCGCATGCTCGACCGGCGCGCACTCGATCGGTGACGCGGCCCGCATGATCAAGGACGGCGATGCCGACATCATGCTGGCAGGCGGCGCCGAATCGACCGTGTGCCCGATCGGCATTGCCGGTTTCGCGCAGGCCCGCGCGCTCAATACCAGCTTCAACGATCGCCCCGAGGCGGCGAGCCGCCCCTACGACAAGGACCGTGACGGCTTCGTCATGGGCGAGGGCGCCGGTGTTCTGGTGCTCGAAGAGTACGAGCACGCCAAGGCGCGCGGCGCGAAGATCTACTGCGAAGTGATCGGCTATGGCCTCTCGGGCGATGCCTATCACGTCACCGCCCCGCATCCCGATGGCGACGGCGCCTACCGCTCGATGGCCATGGCGCTGAAGAAGGCTGGCATGACGCCTGCCGACATCGACTACATCAACGCCCACGGCACCTCGACCATGGCCGACACGATCGAACTGGGCGCGGTGCGCCGTCTGTTCGGCGATGACATTGGCAAGGTTTCGATGAGCTCGACCAAGTCGGCCATCGGCCACTTGCTGGGTGGTGCCGGTGCGGTCGAATCGATCTTCTGCATCCTGGCGCTGCGCGACCAGATCGTGCCGCCCACGCTGAACCTCGATACGCCTGACGAGGGCTGCGAGGGCGTCGATCTGGTGCCGCACGTTGCCAAGAAGCGCGAAGTGCGCGCCGTGCTCAACAACAGCTTCGGGTTTGGCGGGACCAACGCCAGCCTGGTGATGCGCAAGATCGACTGA
- the mltG gene encoding endolytic transglycosylase MltG, producing MLSRRGCVGTAALAVGALAGIVWLLGGWYGSGPLKKDATFLVPSGATLPTVAARLQEKGLIGSATGFTLRARVFGGGGAIKAGEFAIPAHASAARVLAIITSDDMVQRFVTIPEGMPSIMVYDRLEANKQLTGNLAVPEEGSVLPDTYLIDKGETRESVLRRMQAGMARTVEELWAKRGANLVVKTPEQAVILASIVEKETGKPSERAMVAGLYSNRLRTGMLLQADPTIIYPITRGKPLGRRIKQSEIQAVNDYNTYTRVGLPLHPITNPGRASIEAVLHPAATKALYMVADGTGGHVFADTLAEHNRNVAKWFAIRRARGDM from the coding sequence ATGCTGTCGCGTCGCGGCTGCGTCGGAACTGCGGCGCTTGCCGTTGGCGCTCTTGCAGGAATAGTCTGGCTGCTGGGTGGCTGGTACGGTTCGGGTCCTTTGAAGAAGGATGCGACCTTTCTGGTGCCCAGCGGCGCCACGCTGCCAACTGTCGCTGCGCGGTTGCAGGAAAAGGGCCTGATCGGCTCGGCGACCGGCTTCACCCTGCGGGCCCGCGTGTTTGGCGGCGGCGGGGCGATCAAGGCGGGCGAGTTCGCGATCCCCGCTCACGCCAGCGCCGCACGGGTGCTGGCGATCATCACCAGCGATGACATGGTCCAGCGCTTCGTGACCATTCCCGAGGGGATGCCCTCGATCATGGTCTATGACCGGCTGGAAGCGAACAAGCAGCTGACCGGCAATCTCGCCGTGCCTGAAGAGGGCTCGGTCCTTCCCGACACCTATCTGATAGACAAGGGCGAAACCCGCGAATCGGTGCTGCGTCGCATGCAGGCGGGCATGGCCCGCACGGTCGAGGAACTTTGGGCGAAGCGCGGCGCCAACCTCGTGGTCAAGACGCCCGAGCAGGCCGTGATCCTGGCGTCCATCGTCGAGAAGGAAACCGGCAAGCCCTCCGAGCGTGCGATGGTGGCCGGGCTCTATTCCAACCGCCTGCGCACCGGCATGCTGCTTCAGGCCGATCCGACAATCATCTACCCGATCACCAGGGGCAAACCGCTGGGGCGCCGGATCAAGCAATCGGAAATTCAGGCGGTCAACGACTACAACACCTATACTCGCGTAGGCCTGCCGCTGCACCCCATCACCAATCCGGGCCGCGCCTCGATCGAGGCGGTGCTGCACCCGGCGGCGACTAAGGCGCTCTATATGGTGGCAGATGGCACCGGCGGTCATGTCTTCGCCGATACGCTGGCCGAGCATAACCGCAACGTGGCCAAGTGGTTCGCCATTCGCCGCGCGCGGGGCGATATGTGA
- a CDS encoding 2'-5' RNA ligase family protein, translating into MRNPNLPHPDEGLASSRRRGAPLLVTAELPPDVQGWADQLRQQHYPPERNRLRAHVTLFHALPPSVEAEVVQVLAGLAAKPSPHAEICGVMKLENGTAFAVNSPEMVDLHADIAERMHGLLSRQDAQPLRLHITIQNKVETRLARALQGELAANFRPRLFRFQGFGLYAWEEGLWRPLRTIVFRR; encoded by the coding sequence ATGCGTAATCCCAATCTTCCGCACCCCGACGAAGGGCTCGCCTCTTCGCGTAGGCGCGGGGCGCCCTTGCTCGTTACTGCCGAACTGCCGCCTGATGTCCAGGGCTGGGCAGACCAGTTGCGTCAGCAGCATTATCCGCCCGAGCGAAACCGGTTGCGCGCCCATGTGACGCTGTTCCACGCGCTGCCGCCCTCGGTCGAGGCGGAAGTGGTGCAGGTGCTGGCAGGCCTTGCTGCAAAGCCGTCGCCCCATGCCGAGATCTGCGGGGTGATGAAGCTCGAAAACGGCACCGCCTTTGCTGTCAATTCGCCGGAGATGGTGGATCTTCACGCCGATATCGCCGAGCGAATGCACGGTCTGCTTTCGCGTCAGGATGCACAGCCTCTCCGGTTGCATATTACCATCCAGAACAAGGTTGAAACGCGTCTTGCGCGCGCCTTGCAGGGCGAACTCGCCGCGAATTTCCGGCCACGTTTGTTCCGCTTTCAGGGCTTCGGGCTCTATGCCTGGGAGGAGGGATTGTGGCGTCCGTTGCGCACGATTGTTTTTCGTCGCTGA
- a CDS encoding efflux transporter outer membrane subunit, which translates to MADRSAGWRALTLAVLASTALAACSQAPAYHPPIVTAPAAYKEAGPWQPASPASPAISGAWWTVYGDQTLDGLETKIGSDNPTLQAALGRYQEAQADLKEAHSAALPHIGLGADPMYDRQSDNRPLRGSTQPDTYSDDALGGAVSYEVDLWGRVSNSVAAGRADAQASADDLAAIRLSLEAELAHTYVELRGDDRQIELLRETVDDYSRADAMTRRRFADGIASGIETGQSGTQLQEARAQLADLNNSRALLEHAIASLIGTPASSFSLAASTQMPTIPDTPVGVPSTLLERRPDVAAAERRMFAANRRIGVAKAAFFPQLMLGGEGGLENTGIAGLLSASNIFWSLGPRAVLSVFDGGKRHAKVEEARAQWTQATADYRTCVLDAFQQVEDSLSRLHHLGDETRAETAAQQQAGQTEQLSLNRYRKGAEDYLTVVTTQTTALRVRRAVIALDTRRVEASIDLIRALGGGWTPAA; encoded by the coding sequence ATGGCTGACCGTTCCGCGGGATGGCGTGCCCTCACGCTGGCAGTGCTGGCCTCCACTGCACTGGCAGCCTGCTCGCAGGCCCCCGCCTATCATCCGCCGATCGTCACGGCACCTGCTGCCTACAAGGAGGCCGGGCCATGGCAGCCCGCCTCCCCCGCCTCCCCGGCTATCTCCGGCGCATGGTGGACAGTGTACGGCGATCAGACCCTGGATGGGCTGGAGACGAAGATCGGCAGTGACAACCCCACGTTGCAGGCGGCCTTGGGCCGTTATCAGGAAGCACAAGCCGATCTGAAGGAAGCGCACTCGGCGGCGTTGCCCCATATTGGGCTGGGCGCCGATCCGATGTATGATCGCCAGTCTGACAATCGTCCGCTGAGAGGCAGCACCCAGCCGGACACCTACTCCGACGACGCCTTGGGCGGTGCAGTAAGCTACGAGGTCGACCTGTGGGGGCGGGTCAGCAATTCCGTCGCCGCAGGACGCGCGGACGCGCAGGCCAGTGCCGATGACCTTGCCGCGATCCGTCTCAGCCTGGAGGCCGAGCTAGCGCATACATATGTGGAATTGCGCGGTGATGACCGGCAGATCGAACTGCTGCGTGAAACGGTCGATGATTACAGCCGCGCCGATGCGATGACCCGCCGCCGTTTCGCAGATGGCATCGCCAGCGGCATCGAGACAGGCCAGTCGGGCACACAGTTGCAGGAAGCTCGTGCGCAGCTCGCGGACCTCAACAATTCGCGCGCCCTGCTGGAACATGCGATAGCCAGCCTGATAGGCACACCTGCCAGTTCCTTCTCACTGGCCGCGTCCACCCAGATGCCCACCATACCGGACACGCCCGTTGGGGTGCCGTCCACGCTCCTGGAACGTCGCCCCGACGTTGCCGCTGCCGAGCGGCGCATGTTCGCGGCCAACCGGCGTATCGGCGTCGCCAAGGCCGCATTCTTCCCCCAACTGATGCTCGGCGGCGAAGGTGGGCTGGAGAACACCGGCATCGCCGGACTGCTGAGCGCATCCAACATCTTCTGGTCGCTGGGACCACGCGCCGTGCTTTCAGTCTTCGATGGCGGCAAGCGTCACGCCAAGGTCGAAGAGGCTCGCGCGCAGTGGACACAGGCAACGGCAGACTACCGCACTTGCGTTCTCGATGCCTTCCAGCAGGTCGAAGACAGCCTCTCGCGCCTGCATCACCTGGGCGATGAGACCAGGGCCGAAACTGCGGCACAGCAGCAGGCCGGGCAAACAGAACAGCTCAGCCTCAATCGCTATCGCAAAGGCGCCGAGGACTACCTTACTGTCGTCACCACACAAACGACTGCATTGCGGGTCCGGCGCGCAGTGATCGCACTCGACACACGCCGTGTCGAGGCCAGCATCGACCTTATCCGCGCACTCGGCGGCGGCTGGACACCTGCCGCCTGA